In Luteitalea sp. TBR-22, one genomic interval encodes:
- a CDS encoding glycosyltransferase, with amino-acid sequence MRLAWFSPLPPVHSGIAAYSLDVLQGLAGHHAIDLYVEDRVWQAAGGHLHAGRGPLTVPLEGPLGLPLLRAYDFPVAQERQPYDLIVYQMGNAACHRYQWPYLLRWPGLVVLHDAALHHARAHALLSDRRDDDYRAEFRFNHPGVDPRVADFVVAGLEGSPYYLWPMLRTVMCGARAVVVHGEPLRQALAEEFPGTPIRAVSMGVPDPWAGSEPRDAGSGPRAQGSESTLNGSGLGAQGSESLPKADGRMTKAEAGSGLRTQGSESLPKADSDVVVAAFGVITPEKRILPILRALQVLRADLPAVRLRLVGEIGEHYALWQDVARTGTRDLLEVTGYVDDDRLAAELRGADVCLCLRWPTARETSASWLRCLAAGKPTIVPDQLSTADVPTLDPRHWTLKHDRTDAAAVFQPPSPTRAVAVSVDLQDEQDMLVRALRRLVIDADLRASLGHNARGWWEARHTLPRMHRDYEAALTWAAAQPVPDRWPADAPAHLHPDTSRWARALVAPFDVDVDILESGSTSSGP; translated from the coding sequence GTGCGCCTCGCCTGGTTCTCGCCCCTGCCCCCGGTGCACTCGGGGATCGCGGCCTACAGCCTCGATGTCCTGCAGGGACTCGCCGGCCACCACGCCATCGACCTGTACGTCGAGGATCGGGTCTGGCAAGCCGCCGGCGGGCACCTGCACGCCGGCCGGGGCCCACTGACCGTCCCGCTGGAAGGGCCGCTCGGGTTGCCCCTCCTCCGCGCCTACGACTTCCCCGTCGCCCAGGAGCGCCAGCCGTACGACCTCATCGTCTACCAGATGGGCAATGCCGCCTGCCATCGCTACCAGTGGCCCTACCTGCTCCGGTGGCCCGGGCTGGTCGTGCTGCACGACGCCGCGCTCCACCACGCGCGTGCCCACGCCCTCTTGAGTGACCGGCGAGACGACGACTACCGCGCCGAGTTCCGCTTCAACCATCCCGGCGTCGACCCACGGGTCGCCGACTTCGTGGTCGCCGGCCTGGAGGGGTCGCCCTACTACCTGTGGCCGATGCTCCGGACGGTGATGTGTGGCGCGCGGGCGGTCGTCGTGCATGGGGAACCGTTGCGGCAGGCGCTGGCCGAAGAGTTCCCCGGTACGCCCATCCGGGCGGTGTCGATGGGGGTGCCGGACCCGTGGGCAGGCTCGGAACCCAGGGACGCGGGCTCAGGGCCCAGGGCTCAGGGCTCAGAGAGCACGCTGAATGGCTCAGGGCTCGGGGCTCAGGGCTCAGAGAGCCTGCCGAAGGCCGACGGCCGCATGACGAAGGCCGAGGCAGGCTCAGGGCTCAGGACTCAGGGCTCAGAGAGCCTACCGAAGGCCGATAGTGATGTGGTCGTGGCTGCCTTCGGCGTGATCACGCCCGAAAAGCGCATCCTGCCGATCCTGCGCGCCCTGCAGGTGTTGAGGGCGGACCTGCCGGCGGTGCGGCTGCGGCTGGTGGGCGAGATCGGCGAGCACTATGCGCTCTGGCAGGACGTGGCCCGGACCGGCACGCGCGACCTGCTCGAGGTGACCGGCTACGTGGACGACGACCGACTGGCGGCCGAGTTGCGCGGAGCCGACGTGTGCCTCTGCCTGCGCTGGCCCACGGCGCGCGAGACCTCCGCGTCGTGGCTCCGCTGCCTGGCGGCCGGCAAGCCGACCATCGTGCCCGACCAGCTGTCGACCGCCGACGTGCCGACGCTCGACCCGCGGCACTGGACGCTCAAGCACGACCGGACCGACGCCGCGGCAGTGTTCCAGCCGCCGTCGCCGACCCGGGCCGTCGCCGTCTCGGTGGACCTGCAGGACGAGCAGGACATGCTCGTCCGGGCCCTTCGGCGCCTGGTGATCGACGCCGACCTCCGCGCGTCGCTGGGCCACAACGCCCGCGGCTGGTGGGAGGCGCGCCACACGCTGCCACGCATGCACCGCGACTACGAGGCAGCGCTGACCTGGGCCGCCGCGCAGCCGGTGCCCGACCGGTGGCCGGCCGATGCCCCGGCTCACCTGCATCCCGACACGAGCCGCTGGGCCCGTGCGCTCGTCGC